Proteins encoded within one genomic window of Mycolicibacterium aubagnense:
- a CDS encoding metallophosphoesterase family protein: MRLLLIADTHVPKRARDMPARVWDEVARADVVVHAGDWVDVALLDELEQRATRLVACWGNNDGAELRARLPERADVTLDGVRLTVTHETGASAGRDARMARLYPDTDVLVFGHSHIPWDSSASTGLRLLNPGSPTDRRRQPHCTYMTATIDHGVLAEVVLHAL, from the coding sequence ATGCGCCTGTTGCTGATCGCTGACACCCACGTGCCCAAGCGGGCCCGGGACATGCCGGCCCGGGTCTGGGATGAGGTGGCCCGGGCCGACGTGGTGGTGCACGCCGGAGACTGGGTGGATGTCGCGCTGCTCGACGAACTCGAGCAGCGGGCCACACGGCTGGTCGCGTGTTGGGGTAACAACGACGGCGCCGAGCTGCGCGCCCGGCTGCCCGAACGCGCCGACGTGACGCTCGACGGCGTCCGGCTCACCGTCACGCATGAGACCGGTGCGTCGGCCGGCCGCGACGCCCGCATGGCCCGGCTGTACCCCGACACCGACGTTCTGGTGTTCGGGCACAGCCACATTCCCTGGGACAGCTCAGCGAGTACGGGACTGAGGCTGTTGAATCCGGGCTCACCCACCGACCGGCGCCGTCAGCCGCACTGCACGTACATGACCGCGACGATTGACCACGGTGTTCTCGCGGAAGTGGTGTTGCACGCGCTGTGA
- a CDS encoding carotenoid oxygenase family protein: MTNRYLEGAFAPLHDEYTLTDLAVTGTIPDYLDGRYLRNGPNPIGEVDPELYHWFIGDGMVHGIRIRDGKAEWYRNRWVRGPMTARALGEPAPAGHFGPSGIGANTNVLGHGGKTLALVEGGLANYELTDELDTVGVCDFDGTLSGGYTAHPKRDPETGELHAVSYSFTRGNTVQYSVIGTDGRAKRTVDVEVHGSPMMHDFSLTERHVIFYDLPVTFDVGIATEMTVPRALRLPARLVLSSLIGRVKIPDPVTARQPNLNSRDRRMPYSWNPKYPARIGVMPRDGGNSDVRWFDVEPCYVFHPMNAYDSPDDNTIVLDVVRHPKMFDTDQLGPNEGSPTLERWTVDLGDGKVREERFDDHPQEFPRVDERLTGKRHRYGYAPTVREGAGGSDTLLKHDLVGGNTATRHFGAGKELGEFVFHPSSATAAEDDGVLMGFVYDAATDRSELAIVDAQTLDDVASIKIPHRVPAGFHGNWVPTD, encoded by the coding sequence ATGACCAACCGCTATCTGGAAGGCGCGTTCGCGCCACTGCACGACGAATACACCCTGACCGACCTGGCCGTCACCGGCACGATTCCGGACTACCTCGACGGTCGCTATCTACGCAACGGCCCCAACCCGATCGGCGAGGTCGACCCCGAGCTGTATCACTGGTTCATCGGCGACGGCATGGTCCACGGCATCCGCATCCGCGACGGCAAGGCCGAGTGGTACCGCAATCGCTGGGTGCGCGGCCCGATGACGGCGCGCGCACTCGGCGAACCCGCACCCGCCGGGCATTTCGGCCCGTCGGGCATCGGCGCCAACACCAATGTGCTGGGCCATGGCGGCAAGACCCTGGCGTTGGTAGAAGGCGGTCTGGCCAACTACGAACTGACCGACGAGCTGGACACCGTCGGTGTGTGCGATTTCGACGGCACGCTCAGCGGCGGCTACACCGCACACCCCAAACGCGACCCGGAAACTGGTGAACTGCACGCGGTTTCGTACAGCTTCACCCGCGGCAACACCGTGCAGTACTCGGTGATCGGCACCGACGGGCGGGCGAAGCGCACCGTCGACGTCGAAGTGCACGGCAGCCCGATGATGCACGACTTCTCCCTCACCGAGCGGCACGTGATCTTCTACGACCTGCCCGTCACCTTCGACGTCGGCATCGCCACGGAGATGACGGTACCGCGCGCCCTGCGCCTGCCCGCGCGACTTGTCTTGTCCTCGTTGATCGGTCGGGTCAAGATCCCCGATCCGGTGACGGCGCGCCAGCCGAACCTCAACTCCCGGGACCGGCGGATGCCCTACTCGTGGAACCCCAAGTACCCCGCCAGAATCGGCGTCATGCCGCGCGACGGCGGCAACTCCGACGTCCGCTGGTTCGACGTCGAGCCGTGCTACGTGTTCCACCCCATGAACGCCTACGACTCCCCCGACGACAACACCATCGTCCTCGACGTCGTAAGGCACCCGAAAATGTTCGACACCGATCAGCTGGGACCGAACGAGGGATCGCCGACCCTGGAACGCTGGACTGTCGACCTGGGCGACGGCAAGGTCCGAGAAGAACGGTTCGACGACCATCCACAGGAGTTCCCCCGCGTCGACGAACGCTTGACCGGCAAACGTCACCGCTACGGCTACGCGCCGACCGTCCGTGAGGGCGCGGGCGGTAGCGACACCCTGCTCAAGCACGACCTCGTCGGCGGCAACACCGCCACCCGCCACTTCGGCGCCGGGAAAGAGCTGGGCGAGTTCGTCTTCCACCCGTCGTCGGCGACGGCCGCCGAGGACGACGGGGTGCTGATGGGCTTCGTCTACGACGCCGCGACGGACCGCAGCGAGCTGGCGATCGTCGACGCGCAGACCCTCGATGACGTCGCGAGCATCAAGATTCCGCACCGGGTGCCGGCAGGATTCCACGGCAACTGGGTGCCCACCGACTGA
- a CDS encoding phosphotransferase family protein has translation MTSLDGLDLTALDRHLREIGVARTGELRAELIAGGRSNLTFLVFDDAAKWVLRRPPLHGLTPSAHDMAREYKVVAALEGTTVPVAHPVTMRGDDSVLGAPFQMVEFVPGRVVRHSAELDALGDQQTINACVDALITVLADLHALDPEAVGLGDFGKANGYLERQVRRWGSQWDLVRLQDDSRDADVRRLHGLLAEKLPPQSRSAIVHGDYRIDNTMLDAVDATKVRAVLDWEMSTLGDPLSDAALMCVYRHPMFSMVHADAAWSSDKIPQMDALAQKYAVAAGQSLDHWEFYLALAYFKLAIIAAGIDFRARMAAGAAGHDDPVGEAVAPLIAAGLAVLT, from the coding sequence GTGACGAGCCTCGACGGCCTTGACCTGACCGCCCTCGACCGACATCTGCGCGAGATCGGGGTGGCCCGCACCGGTGAGCTACGCGCCGAGCTGATCGCCGGGGGCCGGTCGAATCTGACGTTCCTGGTGTTCGACGACGCCGCCAAGTGGGTGCTACGCCGGCCGCCGCTGCACGGCCTCACGCCCTCGGCGCATGACATGGCCCGCGAGTACAAAGTCGTTGCCGCCCTTGAAGGTACGACGGTGCCCGTGGCCCACCCGGTGACGATGCGGGGCGACGACTCGGTGCTCGGCGCGCCGTTCCAGATGGTGGAATTCGTGCCCGGTCGCGTGGTTCGGCACTCGGCCGAGCTCGACGCGCTGGGGGACCAGCAGACCATCAACGCGTGTGTGGACGCGTTGATCACGGTGCTCGCCGACCTGCATGCCCTGGACCCCGAGGCCGTCGGGCTCGGGGACTTCGGGAAGGCCAATGGGTACCTGGAGCGGCAGGTGCGGCGCTGGGGTTCGCAGTGGGATCTGGTGCGGCTGCAGGACGATTCGCGCGATGCTGATGTGCGCCGGTTGCACGGCCTGCTGGCTGAGAAGCTGCCGCCGCAGAGCCGCAGCGCGATCGTGCACGGCGACTACCGCATCGACAACACCATGCTCGACGCCGTCGATGCCACCAAGGTTCGGGCAGTGCTGGACTGGGAGATGTCGACGCTGGGCGACCCGCTGTCCGACGCCGCGCTGATGTGCGTCTACCGGCACCCGATGTTCTCCATGGTGCATGCCGACGCGGCCTGGTCCTCGGACAAGATTCCGCAGATGGACGCGCTGGCCCAGAAGTACGCGGTCGCCGCGGGACAGTCGTTGGATCACTGGGAGTTCTATCTGGCGCTGGCGTACTTCAAGCTCGCGATCATCGCGGCCGGCATCGACTTCCGCGCCCGGATGGCCGCCGGTGCGGCGGGCCACGACGACCCGGTCGGGGAAGCCGTCGCGCCGCTCATCGCCGCCGGACTCGCGGTCCTCACCTAG
- a CDS encoding TetR/AcrR family transcriptional regulator, with protein MSDEIRRQLVDAGIAILERDGLQALSVRKLAAEVGTSTMVVYTHFGSMTGVVDALSAEIFARFGEALASVPHTDDPVADFFSMGAAYRRFALKNPQHYQLMFGTAVPASLSSSRTDLTVTGHATSRDASFQTLCASVRRMVDAGRIRGDSEAAVAGRIWSICHGAVTLEMAGFFGTEGHGLREILGPLTVDFLVGMGDDRDRVNASLATAAAALLASGHL; from the coding sequence GTGAGCGACGAAATTCGCCGGCAGTTGGTGGACGCCGGCATTGCGATCTTGGAGCGTGACGGCCTCCAGGCATTGAGCGTGCGCAAGCTCGCCGCAGAGGTCGGCACATCAACCATGGTGGTGTACACCCACTTCGGGTCGATGACCGGTGTTGTCGATGCCCTGTCGGCCGAGATCTTCGCCCGGTTCGGCGAGGCGCTCGCGTCCGTACCGCACACCGATGATCCGGTGGCGGACTTCTTCTCGATGGGCGCGGCCTACCGCCGGTTCGCGCTGAAGAATCCGCAGCACTACCAACTGATGTTCGGTACCGCGGTACCCGCTTCGCTGTCGAGCAGCCGCACGGATTTGACGGTGACCGGCCATGCCACGTCGCGCGACGCGTCATTCCAGACGCTGTGTGCATCGGTACGTCGGATGGTCGATGCCGGCCGCATCCGCGGTGACAGCGAAGCCGCTGTCGCAGGACGAATCTGGAGTATCTGCCACGGGGCGGTGACGCTCGAGATGGCGGGGTTCTTCGGCACGGAAGGTCATGGCCTCCGCGAAATTCTCGGCCCGCTGACCGTCGACTTTCTTGTCGGAATGGGTGACGACCGGGACCGCGTCAACGCGTCACTCGCCACCGCGGCCGCAGCTCTGCTCGCGAGTGGCCACCTGTGA
- a CDS encoding SDR family NAD(P)-dependent oxidoreductase, producing the protein MGYADELFDLTDRVVLITGGSRGLGREMAFAAARCGADVIIASRNLESCQSTADEIVAATGRAALAHQVHVGRWDELDGLVDAAYERFGKVDVLVNNAGMSPLYESLGSVPEKLFDAVVNLNFKGPFRLSALIGERMVADGGGSIINISSSGSLRPDAYMLPYAAAKAGLNTLTEGFAKAFGPTVRVNTLMAGPFLTDISKAWGEDTADAFRSLPLQRAGRPREIVGAALFLMSDASSFTTGSILRADGGFA; encoded by the coding sequence ATGGGGTATGCCGACGAACTCTTCGACCTCACCGACCGGGTGGTTCTGATCACCGGAGGCAGCCGCGGGCTCGGCCGGGAGATGGCCTTCGCCGCGGCCCGCTGCGGCGCCGACGTCATCATCGCCAGCCGGAATCTGGAGTCGTGTCAGTCCACTGCCGACGAGATCGTCGCGGCAACCGGACGGGCCGCACTGGCACACCAGGTGCACGTCGGACGCTGGGATGAGCTCGACGGTCTGGTCGATGCCGCCTACGAGCGCTTCGGCAAGGTCGACGTACTCGTGAACAACGCCGGGATGTCCCCGTTGTACGAGTCACTGGGCTCGGTGCCCGAGAAGCTTTTCGACGCGGTGGTGAACCTGAACTTCAAGGGGCCGTTCCGATTGTCAGCGCTGATCGGTGAGCGAATGGTGGCCGACGGCGGCGGGTCGATCATCAACATCAGCTCGTCGGGCTCATTGCGCCCGGATGCCTACATGCTGCCCTACGCCGCCGCCAAGGCCGGATTGAACACGCTCACAGAGGGTTTCGCGAAGGCGTTCGGCCCGACAGTGCGGGTGAACACCCTGATGGCCGGGCCGTTTCTCACCGACATCAGCAAGGCCTGGGGCGAGGATACGGCGGATGCCTTCCGCTCCCTGCCTCTGCAGCGTGCGGGCCGGCCCCGCGAAATCGTCGGCGCCGCACTATTTTTGATGTCCGACGCGTCCAGTTTCACCACCGGGTCCATCCTGCGCGCCGACGGCGGGTTCGCCTAG
- a CDS encoding alkyl/aryl-sulfatase produces MEQKPPTAAIAAANRAHIHSLPFGDTRDFDDADRGFIAALEPCVVTAADGRVVWDNDSYSFLGGDAPDSVHPSLWRQSQLCAKQGLYEVVPGIYQVRGLDLSNISFIEGDTGVIVIDPLISTETAAAALALYRAHRGEREVRAVIYTHSHVDHFGGVLGVTSQADVDAGKVAILAPEGFTQHAVQENVYAGTAMARRAGYMYGAALDRGLQGQVGCGLGQVGSTGEVALIVPTVDITVTGETHTIDGVEIEFQMAPGTEAPAEMHFYFPQFRALCMAENATHNLHNLLTLRGALVRDPHGWAGYLTEAIDTFSGRTDVVFASHHWPTWGQDNIVEYLSLQRDLYAYLHDQTLRQLNQGYTGIEIAETFQMPPALEKAWHTHGYYGSVSHNVKAVYQRYMGWFDGNPGRLWQHPPAASASRYVAAMGGIDRVVELAQTAFDEGDFRWAVTLLDHVIFTDENHAAARDLYADALEQLAYGAENAVWRNFFLSGATELRVGKFGTPTQSASPSMLAQLTPDQMFDTLAINVNGPRAWDLNLAIDVTFQDVAVNYRLALRNGVLVHRRVAADPATAHATVTLVNKLRLLAFAAGDTSSPGVEVAGDTTALPTLLSVIDRPDPAFNIITP; encoded by the coding sequence ATGGAGCAGAAGCCGCCCACAGCCGCCATCGCCGCTGCCAACCGCGCGCACATCCACTCGCTGCCATTCGGGGACACCCGGGATTTCGATGACGCCGACCGCGGCTTCATCGCCGCCCTGGAGCCGTGCGTCGTCACCGCTGCCGACGGAAGAGTGGTGTGGGACAACGACTCCTACAGCTTCCTGGGCGGTGACGCCCCGGACAGCGTGCATCCGAGCTTGTGGCGCCAGTCGCAGCTGTGCGCCAAGCAGGGCCTCTACGAGGTGGTGCCGGGCATCTACCAGGTCCGCGGTCTGGACCTGTCGAACATCAGCTTCATCGAGGGCGACACCGGCGTCATCGTCATCGACCCGCTGATCTCCACCGAGACCGCGGCCGCGGCCCTCGCGCTGTACCGCGCGCACCGCGGCGAGCGCGAGGTCCGCGCCGTGATCTACACGCACAGCCACGTCGACCATTTCGGCGGCGTGCTCGGCGTGACATCCCAGGCCGACGTCGATGCCGGCAAGGTCGCGATCCTCGCGCCCGAGGGCTTCACCCAGCACGCGGTCCAGGAGAACGTCTACGCCGGAACGGCAATGGCACGGCGGGCCGGCTACATGTACGGGGCTGCGCTGGACCGGGGTCTGCAAGGGCAGGTCGGCTGTGGTCTGGGGCAGGTCGGGTCGACGGGCGAGGTCGCGTTGATCGTGCCGACAGTCGATATCACGGTCACGGGTGAGACGCACACGATCGACGGCGTCGAGATCGAGTTCCAGATGGCGCCGGGCACCGAGGCGCCGGCCGAGATGCACTTCTATTTTCCGCAATTCCGCGCGCTGTGCATGGCCGAGAACGCCACCCACAACCTGCACAACCTCCTGACGCTGCGCGGAGCGCTGGTGCGGGACCCGCACGGCTGGGCCGGCTACCTCACCGAGGCCATCGACACGTTCTCGGGCCGGACCGACGTGGTGTTCGCGTCCCACCACTGGCCCACCTGGGGACAGGACAACATCGTCGAGTACCTGTCGCTGCAACGGGATTTGTACGCCTACCTGCACGACCAGACGTTGCGTCAACTCAATCAGGGCTACACCGGCATCGAGATCGCCGAAACCTTCCAGATGCCACCGGCGTTGGAGAAGGCCTGGCACACCCACGGCTATTACGGCTCGGTCAGCCACAATGTGAAGGCGGTCTACCAGCGCTACATGGGCTGGTTCGACGGCAATCCGGGACGGCTCTGGCAGCACCCGCCGGCCGCATCAGCGTCCCGCTACGTGGCAGCCATGGGCGGCATCGACCGAGTGGTCGAGCTGGCGCAGACCGCGTTCGACGAGGGTGACTTCCGTTGGGCGGTAACCTTGTTGGATCACGTCATCTTCACCGACGAGAACCACGCGGCGGCCCGGGACCTGTATGCGGACGCCCTGGAACAGCTGGCCTACGGCGCCGAGAACGCGGTGTGGCGCAACTTCTTCCTGTCCGGTGCCACCGAACTGCGGGTCGGCAAGTTCGGCACCCCGACCCAGTCCGCATCACCGTCGATGTTGGCGCAACTCACCCCCGACCAGATGTTCGACACCCTCGCGATCAACGTCAACGGCCCGCGGGCCTGGGACCTGAACCTCGCCATCGACGTGACGTTCCAGGACGTGGCGGTGAACTACCGGCTGGCGCTGCGGAACGGAGTGCTCGTGCACCGCCGGGTCGCTGCCGATCCGGCCACTGCGCACGCCACCGTCACGCTCGTGAACAAGTTGCGGCTCTTGGCCTTTGCGGCCGGCGACACCAGTTCGCCAGGTGTCGAGGTGGCCGGTGACACCACGGCGCTACCGACGCTGCTGAGCGTGATCGACCGGCCCGACCCGGCGTTCAACATCATCACGCCGTAG
- a CDS encoding histidine phosphatase family protein translates to MQLLLIRHALPLRNEPGEGADPDLSEEGIAQAMRLPDALKRYPIARLISSPQKRAIQTGQPVADALGLAIEVDDRLAEYDRDMEQYIPIEQIAAERPEEMARLMTGHLPSSVDEEAFLARITEAVMDIASEAEADDTVAIFSHGGVINGLLHDIVPTERILSFQVDYTGITRLLASRTGRLAVAGVNSVDHVWDLLPRNQRW, encoded by the coding sequence GTGCAATTGCTTCTGATCCGCCACGCCCTGCCGCTGCGCAACGAGCCCGGCGAAGGCGCCGACCCCGACCTGTCGGAGGAAGGCATCGCGCAGGCGATGCGGCTGCCCGACGCCCTCAAGCGGTACCCGATCGCCAGGCTGATCAGCAGCCCGCAGAAGCGCGCCATCCAGACCGGTCAGCCGGTGGCCGACGCGCTCGGGCTGGCCATCGAGGTTGATGACCGGTTGGCCGAGTACGACCGGGACATGGAGCAGTACATCCCGATCGAGCAGATCGCGGCCGAGCGCCCGGAGGAGATGGCCCGGCTGATGACCGGTCACCTGCCCAGCAGTGTCGATGAAGAGGCGTTCCTGGCCCGCATCACCGAGGCCGTCATGGATATCGCGAGCGAGGCCGAGGCCGACGACACCGTCGCGATCTTCAGCCATGGCGGCGTGATCAACGGCCTGCTGCACGACATCGTGCCGACCGAGCGCATCCTGTCGTTCCAGGTCGATTACACCGGCATCACTCGGCTGCTGGCCTCGCGCACCGGCCGGTTGGCGGTCGCCGGAGTGAACAGCGTGGACCACGTGTGGGACCTGCTGCCGCGCAACCAGCGGTGGTAG
- a CDS encoding MmpS family transport accessory protein, with product MPVVALIAIGVGVLCMVKVHEFSEPGPVLAVNPPQAPPEFTPKTLTYEVFGNLGSGGLLSYIDISGHPHTVDLTELPWSHTETTTLTVVSGSISVQVHGGSVGCRMKVNDVVRDEQSDDHGNADVACRVKSA from the coding sequence ATGCCGGTGGTCGCCCTGATCGCGATCGGCGTCGGGGTCCTATGCATGGTGAAAGTGCACGAGTTCTCCGAGCCAGGACCCGTCCTGGCCGTCAACCCGCCGCAGGCGCCACCGGAGTTCACGCCGAAGACACTCACCTATGAGGTGTTCGGCAACCTCGGCTCGGGCGGCCTGTTGTCCTACATCGACATCAGCGGCCACCCGCACACGGTCGACCTAACCGAACTGCCGTGGTCGCATACCGAGACCACCACGCTCACCGTGGTCTCCGGCAGCATCTCGGTCCAGGTGCACGGCGGTAGCGTCGGCTGCCGAATGAAAGTGAATGACGTTGTCCGCGACGAACAATCCGACGATCACGGCAACGCCGACGTCGCCTGCCGGGTGAAGTCCGCGTGA
- a CDS encoding phosphotriesterase family protein — protein sequence MTHVQTVRGPLPVDQLGATLMHEHVFILGDEIRQNFPDYPSPWDEEVRVADAIDQLRQCKSRGIETIVDPTVIGLGRYLPRIQRINEQVDINIIVATGIYTYNDVPFQFLHNGPGLLFDTPEPMVELFVRDIREGIGGTGVRAAFLKCAIERQGLTPGVERVMRAVGQAHVQTGVPITVHTDAHGRSGLVAQRVFAEEGVDLTKVVIGHSGDSTDLDYLCTLADAGSYLGMDRFGLDILLPFEQRVDTVAAMAKRGYAEKMVLAHDTACFIDWFSHEGKLAAVPNWKLTHISDDALPALRRRGVTDEQITTMLVDNPRRYFSDAPVADR from the coding sequence ATGACGCACGTGCAGACGGTCAGGGGCCCGTTGCCAGTCGACCAACTCGGGGCCACGCTCATGCATGAGCATGTGTTCATCCTGGGCGACGAAATCCGGCAGAACTTCCCGGACTATCCGTCGCCGTGGGATGAGGAGGTCCGCGTCGCGGACGCGATAGACCAACTGCGCCAATGCAAATCGCGGGGTATCGAGACCATCGTCGACCCCACGGTGATCGGCCTGGGCCGCTACCTGCCGCGCATCCAGCGGATCAACGAGCAGGTCGACATCAACATCATCGTGGCGACCGGCATCTACACCTACAACGACGTGCCGTTCCAATTCCTGCACAACGGCCCGGGCCTGCTCTTCGACACCCCGGAGCCCATGGTCGAGCTGTTCGTCAGAGACATTCGCGAGGGCATCGGTGGCACCGGGGTCAGGGCTGCGTTCCTGAAATGCGCCATCGAGCGCCAGGGGCTGACGCCAGGTGTGGAGCGGGTGATGCGCGCGGTCGGTCAGGCGCACGTGCAGACCGGTGTACCGATCACCGTGCACACCGACGCACACGGCCGCTCCGGTCTCGTCGCGCAGCGGGTTTTCGCGGAGGAGGGCGTCGACCTGACGAAGGTGGTCATCGGACACTCCGGGGACAGCACGGATCTGGACTACCTGTGCACGCTCGCCGACGCCGGGTCCTACCTCGGCATGGACCGGTTCGGACTCGACATCCTGCTGCCGTTCGAGCAGCGGGTCGACACCGTCGCAGCGATGGCCAAGCGCGGCTACGCCGAGAAGATGGTGCTGGCGCACGACACCGCGTGTTTCATCGACTGGTTCTCACACGAGGGAAAACTGGCTGCGGTGCCGAACTGGAAACTGACACACATCAGTGACGACGCACTGCCTGCACTGCGGCGACGTGGCGTCACCGACGAACAGATCACCACCATGCTGGTGGACAACCCGCGCCGGTATTTCAGCGATGCGCCTGTTGCTGATCGCTGA